GCGGTGAAGTGCGCATGAAGGAATCGACCCTGAAACTTATCATGAGCGGTGAGATGGCCAAGGGAGATGTGTGGGCGGTGGCGCGGGTTGCCGGAATCATGGCCGCCAAAAAGACCCCTGACCTTATCCCTTTGTGCCATCCGCTGTTGCTGTCATCGGTTTCCGTGGACTTTACGCCGCATCCCGGTCAAGGTCGCGTCGAGATCGAGGCCCGGGTGCGCGTGACCGGGCAGACCGGTGTGGAGATGGAGGCATTAATGGCGGTTGCGGTCGCGGGCCTGGCAATTTATGATATGTGCAAGGCGGTCGACAAGGAAATGGTGGTGTCTGAAATCCGGCTCATGGAAAAGCACGGTGGCAAGAGCGGCACTTTTCTCCGGCAGGAATGATTTTGTGTCTGCAAGTTGCGCAACTGGAGTTTCCTGTTAAATTTGGCTGTCAGGGTTTTCCGGGATGGCATCTGGAAAGGAGCCTCTGACCTGATACGGCCCGCTACAAGCGGCTACGAGCCATTTCTGTTGACTTGACAATCGATTTCATTTACATTTGCAAGCCCATATAGCACAAGGAGAATTGCATGGATCAGG
This portion of the Syntrophotalea acetylenica genome encodes:
- the moaC gene encoding cyclic pyranopterin monophosphate synthase MoaC, whose amino-acid sequence is MNEGLTHLDENGKAIMVDVGEKNATGRLAIARGEVRMKESTLKLIMSGEMAKGDVWAVARVAGIMAAKKTPDLIPLCHPLLLSSVSVDFTPHPGQGRVEIEARVRVTGQTGVEMEALMAVAVAGLAIYDMCKAVDKEMVVSEIRLMEKHGGKSGTFLRQE